A window of the Polyodon spathula isolate WHYD16114869_AA chromosome 50, ASM1765450v1, whole genome shotgun sequence genome harbors these coding sequences:
- the LOC121306816 gene encoding cardiotrophin-2-like: protein MVESDIPLLIQSDFRPSPSSRPDLPKPLPETWHSLTDGQRLADSFAAHSLFSHHLCHTQEEQKELNPNAAALHSLLDASLNRTYHLLANIRAVMDNMGLAPQEIEPPLPCNGTAFEQKVRGYWVCEGSRDWLERTERDFASLVDKLPNF from the exons ATGGTGGAGTCTGACATACCACTCCTGAT CCAATCAGACTTCCGTCCGTCTCCCTCCAGCCGACCTGACCTGCCCAAACCACTCCCCGAAACGTGGCACTCGCTCACGGATGGCCAGCGCCTCGCTGACAGCTTCGCCGCTCACTCTCTGTTCTCCCATCACCTGTGTCACACGCAGGAGGAGCAGAAGGAACTGAACCCGAACGCGGCCGCCCTGCACTCGCTGCTGGACGCCTCTCTGAACCGAACCTACCACCTGCTGGCTAACATCAGGGCCGTCATGGACAACATGGGCCTGGCGCCGCAGGAGATCGAACCACCGCTGCCCTGCAACGGCACTGCCTTCGAGCAGAAAGTTAGAGGTTACTGGGTGTGTGAAGGGAGCAGAGACTGGCtggagagaacagagagagattTCGCATCGCTGGTGGACAAGTTACCCAATTTCTGA